The Candidatus Glassbacteria bacterium genome includes a window with the following:
- a CDS encoding caspase family protein, with product MRWLALAVVLVLVAPTWAAENKNGVAVIIGNKTYQGHIPAVDYAHNDAEAIKRYVVDILGFREGNIIDLRDATQAQFLSVFGNERTHQGKLYQYVWPGKSDVVVFYSGHGVPGLKDRRGFLLPVDADPDTPEINGYSLDLLYGNLSKVEARTTTVFLDTCFSGDSAGGMLIGSASPIRIVATMPSLAKGMTVITAAQGGQLASWDDDARHGLFTEHLLQALYGKADANGNGKVTVKEIKAHLDEEMTYAARRRFNRLQQATVLGDTDRVLASYPPGRPPARPSIEVAVGAIVAKDSASDTAIDWKRKVIHVKGFGAADRSFPENVWKRAAEEAAKVDAQTKLLEVLNGSLINSKTFVKNYQSSLDEKVKEIRGHVPYARQVGSTIYPTEDTAELVLELSIE from the coding sequence ATGAGATGGCTCGCTCTCGCTGTCGTTCTTGTGCTCGTCGCGCCCACCTGGGCCGCCGAGAACAAGAACGGCGTCGCGGTCATCATTGGCAACAAGACCTACCAGGGTCACATCCCAGCCGTTGACTACGCCCACAACGACGCCGAGGCCATCAAACGGTATGTGGTCGATATCTTGGGCTTCCGCGAGGGCAACATCATCGACCTCCGCGACGCGACCCAGGCCCAGTTCCTGTCGGTCTTCGGCAACGAACGCACCCATCAGGGCAAGCTGTATCAGTACGTCTGGCCCGGCAAGTCGGACGTGGTGGTGTTCTACTCCGGACATGGGGTTCCCGGGCTCAAGGACCGCCGGGGGTTCCTCCTGCCGGTGGACGCCGATCCCGATACCCCAGAGATCAACGGCTACTCCCTCGACCTGCTGTACGGGAACCTGTCTAAGGTCGAGGCCCGGACAACGACGGTGTTCCTCGACACCTGCTTCTCCGGCGATAGCGCCGGGGGCATGTTGATCGGCTCCGCGTCACCAATACGCATCGTGGCCACGATGCCGTCACTGGCCAAGGGCATGACCGTGATTACCGCCGCCCAAGGCGGCCAACTCGCCAGTTGGGACGATGACGCCAGGCACGGCTTGTTCACCGAGCATCTGCTTCAGGCTCTCTACGGGAAGGCGGACGCCAACGGAAACGGAAAAGTCACCGTCAAAGAGATCAAGGCGCACCTAGATGAGGAGATGACATACGCGGCAAGACGCCGCTTCAATCGCTTACAGCAGGCAACGGTCCTGGGCGACACGGATCGTGTGCTTGCCTCGTACCCGCCCGGCAGACCGCCAGCCCGGCCGAGTATCGAGGTCGCCGTCGGCGCCATTGTCGCCAAGGATTCCGCCAGCGATACTGCGATCGACTGGAAGCGCAAGGTCATCCACGTAAAGGGATTCGGGGCGGCAGACCGTTCATTCCCGGAAAACGTCTGGAAGCGTGCCGCCGAGGAGGCCGCCAAGGTCGATGCTCAGACTAAGCTATTGGAGGTTCTGAACGGCTCATTGATCAACTCCAAGACATTCGTCAAGAACTACCAGAGCAGCCTCGACGAGAAGGTCAAGGAAATCCGTGGCCACGTTCCCTATGCGCGACAAGTAGGGTCGACGATTTATCCGACCGAGGACACTGCGGAATTGGTTCTGGAATTGAGTATCGAATGA
- a CDS encoding type I restriction endonuclease subunit R has product MTHGLSEATVEEAGLAWFEDLGYEIRYGTEIAPEGPAPERVSYGEVLLSGRLRSALKRINPHLPADVLDEVIRKIQMSETPSLVEENRRIHRMMVDGVDVEVARDDGSIAGDKAWLIDFDNPDNNDWLAVNQFTVIENRNNRRPDVVVLVNGLPVGVVELKNPGDEDATLDGAFNQLQTYKLDIPSLFRPNAVLVTSDGIQARIGSLTADIERFMPWRTTDGREISPKGWPEMATLIEGVFEKRRFLDYLRGFVVFESDGSRLNKKIAGYHQFHAVRNAVDCTVNATRPDGDRRVGVIWHTQGSGKSLLMVFYAGRIIVHPEMENPTLVVITDRNDLDDQLFGTFSGCTDLVRQKPVQAESREHLIELLSVSSGGVVFSTIQKFMPEKGETDYPALTERRNVVVIADEAHRSQYGFKAKVARDTGEISYGFAKHMRDALPNASFIGFTGTPIEETDVNTPAVFGDYIDIYDIQRGVEDGATVPIYYESRLARIELDEDEKPRIDAEIEELTEERETTEAERLKGKWARTEALVGSAKRLGLIAEDMVEHFEDRVSGMHGKALIVCMSRRICVDLYNAITALRPEWHGEEDEKGEIKVVMTGSATDTLAWQPHVRNKARREFLRKRLQDPGDSLKIVLVRDMWLTGFDAPCLHTMYVDKPMRGHGLMQAIARVNRVFQDKPGGLVVDYIGLAQNLKNALARYTDRDREITGIDESEAVAIMLEKHEIVRDMFHGYDYAAAISGTPRERLIAIAGAMEWVLEMQRRNADKETTDEGKKKAWRRYSDAVLELSKAFALAAASDEAKRIRDEVGFFQTVRAALAKSQSEGGKKTEADLDLAVQQIVSRGVISTEIVDILEAAGIETPDISILSDEFLAEVRGMEKKNLALEALKKLINGEIRSQVRTNVVQVKAFTERLQEAINRYHTNAITTAQVIEELIALANDIKVARKRGEEEGLTDEEIAFYDALAENKSAREVMGDEQLRVIAHDLLERVKANVSVDWKHSKNARARIRVLVKKILRKYGYPPDLQEAAVRTVLEQAEELSALWASSVQEHNEFR; this is encoded by the coding sequence GTGACCCACGGCCTTTCCGAAGCCACCGTCGAGGAAGCGGGACTCGCCTGGTTCGAGGACCTGGGCTACGAGATTCGCTACGGCACCGAGATCGCTCCCGAGGGGCCGGCGCCGGAGCGTGTCAGCTATGGCGAGGTGTTGTTGTCGGGGCGGTTGCGGTCGGCGTTGAAGCGGATCAATCCCCACTTGCCCGCCGACGTGCTCGACGAAGTCATCCGCAAGATTCAGATGTCGGAAACGCCGTCGCTTGTGGAAGAGAACCGGCGTATCCACCGCATGATGGTTGACGGCGTGGATGTCGAGGTGGCCCGCGACGACGGTTCCATCGCCGGTGACAAGGCGTGGCTGATCGACTTCGACAATCCGGACAACAACGACTGGCTGGCGGTCAACCAGTTCACGGTGATCGAGAACCGGAACAACCGCCGTCCCGATGTGGTGGTGCTGGTCAACGGCCTGCCGGTGGGGGTCGTCGAACTCAAGAACCCGGGCGACGAGGACGCCACCCTGGACGGGGCGTTCAACCAGCTACAGACCTACAAGCTGGATATCCCGTCGCTGTTCCGCCCCAACGCCGTGCTGGTGACATCGGACGGGATACAGGCGCGGATCGGCTCGTTGACCGCCGACATCGAACGCTTCATGCCGTGGCGGACGACCGACGGGCGCGAAATCTCGCCCAAGGGCTGGCCCGAGATGGCGACCCTTATCGAGGGCGTGTTCGAGAAACGGCGGTTCCTCGACTACCTCCGGGGGTTCGTCGTCTTCGAGAGCGACGGTTCCAGGCTGAACAAGAAGATCGCCGGTTACCACCAGTTCCACGCCGTCCGCAACGCCGTGGACTGCACGGTCAACGCCACCCGGCCCGACGGGGACCGGCGGGTCGGGGTCATCTGGCATACCCAGGGGTCGGGGAAGAGCCTGTTGATGGTGTTTTACGCCGGCCGGATTATCGTCCATCCCGAGATGGAAAACCCGACTCTGGTGGTCATCACCGACCGCAACGACCTGGACGACCAATTGTTCGGGACCTTCTCCGGCTGCACCGACCTGGTCCGCCAGAAGCCGGTCCAGGCGGAAAGTCGGGAACACCTGATCGAGCTGCTCTCGGTTTCCTCGGGAGGGGTCGTCTTCTCCACCATCCAGAAGTTCATGCCGGAGAAAGGCGAAACCGATTATCCGGCGCTCACCGAGCGGCGGAATGTCGTGGTCATCGCCGACGAGGCCCACCGCAGCCAGTACGGCTTCAAGGCCAAGGTGGCGCGGGATACAGGGGAAATCTCATACGGCTTCGCCAAGCACATGCGCGACGCCCTGCCCAACGCCTCGTTCATCGGCTTCACCGGCACCCCCATCGAGGAGACGGATGTCAACACACCCGCCGTCTTCGGCGACTACATCGACATCTACGACATTCAAAGGGGCGTCGAGGACGGGGCGACGGTGCCCATCTATTACGAAAGCCGGTTGGCCCGGATCGAGCTCGACGAGGACGAGAAACCGAGGATCGACGCCGAGATCGAGGAACTGACCGAGGAACGGGAAACCACCGAGGCCGAGAGGCTCAAGGGCAAGTGGGCGCGGACCGAGGCCCTGGTCGGCTCCGCAAAGCGTTTGGGACTGATCGCGGAGGATATGGTCGAGCACTTCGAGGACCGGGTCTCCGGCATGCACGGCAAGGCTTTGATCGTCTGCATGAGTCGCCGTATCTGCGTCGATCTCTACAACGCGATCACGGCCCTTCGGCCCGAGTGGCACGGCGAGGAGGACGAAAAGGGCGAAATCAAGGTCGTCATGACCGGTTCGGCCACCGACACGCTGGCGTGGCAACCCCATGTTCGCAACAAGGCGCGGCGGGAGTTCCTGAGGAAACGGCTCCAGGACCCGGGCGACTCCTTGAAGATCGTCCTCGTGCGGGACATGTGGTTGACCGGTTTCGACGCCCCCTGCCTGCACACGATGTACGTCGACAAGCCCATGCGCGGGCATGGGCTGATGCAGGCCATCGCCAGGGTGAACCGGGTGTTCCAGGACAAGCCGGGGGGATTGGTGGTCGATTACATCGGCCTTGCCCAGAACCTCAAGAATGCCCTCGCCCGGTATACCGACCGCGACCGGGAGATTACCGGCATCGACGAATCGGAAGCCGTCGCGATCATGCTGGAGAAGCACGAAATCGTCCGCGACATGTTCCATGGCTACGACTACGCGGCGGCGATCTCGGGCACGCCCAGGGAACGGTTGATCGCCATCGCCGGGGCCATGGAATGGGTCCTGGAAATGCAGCGCCGGAACGCCGACAAGGAGACCACGGACGAAGGGAAGAAAAAGGCATGGCGGCGCTATTCCGACGCCGTCCTTGAGCTTTCCAAGGCATTCGCGCTGGCGGCGGCCAGTGACGAAGCGAAACGCATCCGCGACGAAGTCGGGTTTTTCCAGACCGTCCGTGCGGCGCTGGCGAAATCACAATCCGAGGGGGGGAAGAAAACGGAAGCCGACCTCGATCTCGCCGTGCAGCAGATCGTCAGCCGGGGGGTCATTTCAACCGAGATCGTCGATATCCTGGAAGCGGCGGGGATCGAAACCCCGGATATCTCCATCCTGTCGGACGAGTTCCTTGCCGAGGTAAGGGGGATGGAGAAGAAGAACCTGGCCCTGGAAGCCCTCAAGAAGCTCATCAACGGCGAAATCAGGTCCCAGGTCCGGACCAACGTCGTTCAGGTCAAGGCGTTCACCGAAAGGCTCCAGGAAGCGATCAACCGCTATCACACCAACGCCATCACCACGGCCCAGGTGATCGAGGAACTGATCGCGCTGGCCAACGACATCAAGGTTGCCCGCAAGCGGGGCGAGGAGGAAGGGCTTACCGACGAGGAAATCGCCTTTTATGACGCCCTGGCCGAAAACAAGAGCGCCCGCGAAGTCATGGGCGACGAGCAACTTCGCGTCATCGCCCACGATCTTCTTGAGCGCGTAAAGGCGAACGTGAGCGTCGATTGGAAGCACAGCAAAAACGCCCGCGCCCGCATCCGGGTTCTGGTCAAGAAGATACTCCGCAAATACGGCTATCCCCCCGACCTCCAGGAAGCGGCCGTTCGCACGGTCTTGGAACAGGCGGAGGAACTATCGGCCCTTTGGGCATCGAGTGTGCAGGAACACAACGAGTTCCGGTAA